The Apium graveolens cultivar Ventura chromosome 6, ASM990537v1, whole genome shotgun sequence genome contains a region encoding:
- the LOC141665847 gene encoding uncharacterized protein LOC141665847, producing the protein MECKFYNKRHTGSCNKADIICYKCNSKGHYVNECRNLKPLVTCFKCGKTSHMSRDCKTPGNNKLVQLIVAPYNQAMTCSVPILQLSSNQPSESATPVFPPSYPAQARTFNMNIKDVVQSYEVVAGTLSVNNVNAKVLFDSGATTSFISESFVGKLNCEIELLVEPLSIILANQEQVSVKSICPRCKVEILSYSFPASLIPFRLGKFDAILKMDWLAKHEALVRRRKWFLSPLKERK; encoded by the coding sequence ATGGAGTGTAAATTCTACAACAAGAGACACACGGGTAGCTGCAATAAGGCTGACATCATTTGTTACAAGTGCAATTCGAAAGGTCATTATGTGAATGAGTGCCGAAACCTGAAGCCTCTTGTTACATGCTTCAAGTGTGGAAAGACCAGTCATATGTCTAGGGATTGCAAGACCCCCGGAAATAACAAGTTGGTTCAATTGATAGTTGCCCCTTACAATCAAGCAATGACATGTTCAGTTCCGAttcttcaactttcttcaaaTCAACCTTCTGAATCTGCAACTCCAGTGTTTCCTCCTTCCTATCCTGCTCAGGCCCGGACATTCAACATGAATATcaaggatgttgttcagagttatgaagttgtggcaggtacgctttctgTCAACAACGTCAATGCTAAAgtgctatttgattctggagctactacATCTTTCATATCTGAATCTTTTGTTGGCAAGTTAAATTGTGAAATTGAACTATTAGTTGAACCCTTATCTATCATTTTAGCtaatcaagagcaagtatctgttaaaAGTATTTGTCCTCGGTGTAAAGTAGAGATTTTAAGCTATAGTTTCCCTGCTTCCCTTATACCTTTTCGACTAGGAAAATTTGATGCTATATTAAAAATGGATTGGCTAGCAAAGCATGAAGCTCttgtaagaagaagaaagtggTTCTTAAGTCCCCTCAAGGAAAGAAAGTAG